A section of the Bacillus sp. HSf4 genome encodes:
- a CDS encoding carboxymuconolactone decarboxylase family protein yields MEEIRVNQHESESIIESALHEYKAGIGIFSEKMPGIATKYNEFTQECFKKGVLSEKEKQLIALGISINTQDEYCIIYHIKGCLDSGAKEEEILEAVGVSAAFGGGAAMSQAVTLVLQAMEEFKQMKH; encoded by the coding sequence ATGGAGGAAATTCGCGTGAACCAGCATGAATCAGAAAGCATCATCGAATCCGCCCTGCACGAATATAAAGCGGGAATCGGCATCTTCTCAGAAAAAATGCCGGGCATTGCCACAAAGTACAACGAGTTTACTCAAGAATGCTTTAAAAAGGGTGTCCTGAGCGAAAAAGAAAAGCAATTGATTGCACTCGGGATCAGCATCAACACCCAGGACGAATATTGTATCATCTATCACATCAAAGGCTGCCTTGACAGCGGAGCGAAGGAAGAAGAAATTCTTGAAGCCGTCGGGGTCTCCGCGGCATTTGGCGGGGGAGCGGCGATGAGCCAAGCCGTCACGCTCGTCTTGCAGGCTATGGAAGAATTCAAACAAATGAAACATTGA
- the metQ gene encoding methionine ABC transporter substrate-binding lipoprotein MetQ has protein sequence MKKGLLTALLIIFAGVLAACGSSNSEGDKDSKVITVGATPTPHAEILEEAKPLLKEKGYELKIKKFTDYKLINKALASKDLDANYFQHVPYLEQEMKENEDYDLVNVGAVHLEPFGIYSKKYKSLKDLPDGATIIMSNNAAEQGRMLSMLENAGLIKLKSGIKKVDATVKDITENKKNLKIKNNVAPEMTAKAYDSNEADAVFINVNYAIQNKLNPKKDAIELESPKDNPYANIIAVRKGDEDSAKVKALIEVLHSDKIKDFIDKKYEGSVLPVTE, from the coding sequence GTGAAAAAAGGGTTATTAACGGCTTTACTTATCATTTTTGCCGGCGTACTTGCCGCATGCGGGTCATCGAACAGCGAAGGAGATAAAGACAGCAAAGTGATCACAGTCGGAGCGACGCCGACGCCGCACGCCGAAATTCTTGAAGAGGCAAAACCGCTGTTAAAAGAAAAAGGCTATGAGCTTAAAATCAAGAAATTCACCGATTACAAACTGATCAACAAAGCGCTCGCTTCAAAAGATCTTGATGCAAACTATTTCCAGCATGTTCCTTATCTTGAACAGGAAATGAAAGAAAACGAAGACTACGATTTAGTCAATGTCGGTGCAGTCCATCTTGAGCCATTCGGGATTTACTCTAAAAAGTATAAATCATTGAAAGATCTTCCTGACGGTGCGACGATCATCATGAGCAATAACGCCGCTGAACAGGGCCGCATGCTTTCAATGCTGGAAAATGCCGGTCTCATCAAGCTGAAATCAGGCATTAAAAAAGTGGACGCAACAGTGAAGGATATTACGGAAAACAAGAAAAACCTGAAAATCAAAAACAATGTTGCACCTGAAATGACGGCAAAAGCATATGACAGCAATGAAGCAGACGCCGTGTTCATCAACGTGAACTACGCGATCCAAAACAAGCTGAATCCGAAAAAAGATGCCATTGAGCTTGAGTCTCCAAAAGACAATCCTTACGCGAACATCATCGCTGTTCGCAAAGGTGACGAAGATTCTGCGAAAGTCAAAGCGCTGATTGAAGTGTTGCACTCTGACAAAATCAAAGATTTCATCGATAAAAAATATGAAGGCTCAGTCCTTCCTGTAACAGAATAA
- a CDS encoding methionine ABC transporter permease: MFEKLFPNVDMEQLWNATYETVYMTGISLLFAFIIGVLLGLLLYLTSKGNIWENKPINAVIGAVVNVFRSIPFIILIIILLSFTKFIMGTILGPNAALPSLIVASAPFYARLVEIALREVDKGVIEAAKSMGAKTSTIIFKVLLPESMPALISGITVTAIALIGSTAMAGAIGSGGLGNLAYVDGFQMNNNDIIVIATIFILAIVFIIQFIGDFITNKLDKR, translated from the coding sequence GTGTTTGAAAAACTGTTTCCGAATGTAGACATGGAGCAGCTGTGGAACGCGACATATGAAACGGTTTATATGACGGGGATTTCGCTTTTGTTTGCATTTATCATCGGCGTGCTTCTCGGTTTGCTTCTTTATTTAACTTCAAAAGGAAACATCTGGGAAAACAAACCGATTAATGCGGTAATCGGGGCTGTTGTCAATGTGTTCCGGTCGATTCCGTTTATTATTTTAATTATCATATTGCTCAGCTTTACGAAATTTATCATGGGAACGATTTTGGGTCCTAATGCGGCGCTGCCTTCATTAATCGTCGCATCGGCACCGTTTTATGCCCGCCTTGTGGAAATCGCCCTCCGCGAAGTCGATAAAGGTGTGATTGAAGCGGCGAAATCAATGGGTGCGAAAACATCGACAATCATTTTCAAAGTGCTGCTGCCTGAATCGATGCCGGCTTTGATTTCCGGTATTACTGTAACAGCGATTGCGCTGATCGGTTCCACAGCCATGGCCGGTGCGATCGGCTCCGGCGGACTCGGCAACCTTGCATATGTCGATGGATTTCAAATGAACAATAATGACATTATCGTCATTGCAACGATTTTTATTTTGGCTATCGTTTTTATCATCCAATTTATTGGGGATTTTATAACAAATAAACTAGACAAACGTTAG
- the metN gene encoding methionine ABC transporter ATP-binding protein MetN, which yields MINLQGVSKVYQSKHGDVNAVQDVTLSIKKGEIFGIIGYSGAGKSSLIRLLNGLEQPTSGTVEVAGRTISEIKGKKLRDARKEISMIFQHFNLLWSRTVRDNIAFPLEIAGVSKAKRQKRVAELIKLVGLEGKENAYPSQLSGGQKQRVGIARALANNPKVLLCDEATSALDPQTTDSILGLLSDINERLGLTIVLITHEMHVIRKICHRVAVMENGRVVEEGDVLDVFRKPKEDMTKRFVQQVTEPEETKETLKHFLEETKTGRTIKLTFVGEAAETPLMTQIIRTFDVEVNILQGKISQTQDGAYGSLFIHVDGDLDEVNKAVEFIKSRQVEAEVITSV from the coding sequence TTGATAAATCTTCAAGGTGTTTCAAAGGTTTATCAGTCAAAGCATGGAGATGTCAATGCCGTCCAGGATGTCACCCTTTCGATCAAAAAAGGTGAAATCTTCGGAATTATTGGATATAGCGGAGCCGGTAAAAGCTCCTTGATCCGTCTCTTGAACGGACTAGAACAGCCCACTTCAGGCACAGTTGAAGTAGCGGGCAGAACGATTAGCGAAATTAAAGGGAAAAAGCTGAGAGATGCGCGAAAAGAAATCAGCATGATCTTTCAGCACTTCAACCTTTTATGGTCAAGAACGGTGCGCGACAATATTGCGTTTCCGTTGGAGATCGCCGGCGTCAGCAAAGCAAAACGGCAGAAAAGAGTCGCTGAACTGATCAAGCTCGTCGGCCTTGAAGGGAAGGAAAACGCCTATCCTTCACAGCTGAGCGGCGGACAGAAGCAGCGCGTCGGGATCGCAAGGGCGCTCGCAAACAATCCGAAAGTTCTCCTTTGTGATGAAGCGACTTCAGCGCTTGATCCGCAGACGACTGACTCGATCCTGGGTCTTCTGTCTGATATCAATGAACGGCTCGGGTTGACGATTGTCCTGATCACACATGAAATGCATGTCATCCGGAAAATCTGTCACAGAGTCGCTGTCATGGAAAACGGCAGAGTTGTTGAAGAAGGCGACGTATTGGACGTCTTCAGAAAGCCGAAGGAAGACATGACCAAGCGCTTTGTCCAGCAGGTGACCGAACCGGAAGAAACGAAGGAAACTTTGAAGCATTTCCTTGAAGAAACGAAAACCGGGCGGACGATTAAGCTTACATTTGTCGGCGAAGCAGCCGAAACGCCGCTGATGACGCAGATCATCCGAACATTTGATGTTGAAGTCAACATTCTGCAAGGGAAAATTTCGCAGACGCAGGATGGTGCTTACGGTTCGCTGTTCATCCATGTTGACGGCGATTTGGATGAGGTCAATAAAGCGGTCGAATTCATCAAGAGCCGGCAGGTAGAAGCAGAGGTGATCACAAGTGTTTGA
- a CDS encoding SCP2 sterol-binding domain-containing protein — MEKTGLIEREDRSLFLKPLLSTTALLITFQGEKEAFTLAINEQGEMEKSTPVEKAHLTFFGEQSEIIDLLHGDISLQQLVQRGTVKVKGSFRALLKLEAILWLTDGFFKNSDLQL, encoded by the coding sequence TTGGAGAAAACAGGATTGATAGAAAGAGAGGATCGGTCTCTTTTTTTAAAACCTCTATTATCCACAACAGCTTTGCTGATTACATTTCAAGGAGAAAAAGAAGCTTTTACGTTAGCGATCAACGAACAGGGGGAAATGGAAAAATCTACTCCTGTGGAAAAAGCTCACTTGACTTTTTTTGGAGAGCAAAGCGAGATTATCGACCTTCTTCATGGAGATATTTCCCTGCAGCAGCTCGTACAGCGCGGCACCGTCAAGGTTAAAGGCTCCTTCAGAGCTTTATTGAAGCTCGAAGCGATTTTATGGCTGACAGACGGTTTCTTCAAAAACAGCGACCTTCAATTATAA
- a CDS encoding thioredoxin family protein yields MQELQEQELKQLEQKTCVLYLYTPFCGTCQLAGKMLEVVDEMLADIPFYKNNLNYSPSFAKQHEIESVPCFILYQNGRIVKKGYAFHSVSYLYETIKQNAVD; encoded by the coding sequence ATGCAGGAACTTCAGGAACAAGAATTAAAACAGCTTGAGCAGAAGACATGTGTCCTCTATTTATACACGCCGTTTTGCGGAACGTGCCAGCTGGCTGGAAAAATGCTGGAGGTTGTTGACGAAATGCTCGCCGACATCCCTTTCTATAAAAACAATCTCAATTATTCCCCGTCATTCGCCAAACAGCATGAGATTGAAAGTGTGCCGTGTTTTATTCTTTATCAAAACGGACGGATCGTCAAAAAAGGGTATGCGTTTCATTCCGTTTCCTATTTATATGAGACAATTAAACAAAATGCTGTTGATTAA
- a CDS encoding toprim domain-containing protein, with protein sequence MPENEKVMIVEGKSDKLKVKHVVEEPIDIICTNGTISQTKLDEFAENLYDKDVYILVDADESGEKLRRQLKRELPEASHLYIDKVYKEVAAAPSRHVAEILFRSNIRVHSKFL encoded by the coding sequence ATGCCGGAAAACGAAAAAGTCATGATCGTCGAAGGAAAGTCCGATAAACTGAAAGTCAAACATGTCGTTGAAGAACCCATTGACATTATTTGCACAAACGGAACGATCAGCCAGACAAAGCTCGATGAATTCGCCGAGAACCTGTATGATAAAGACGTTTACATACTGGTTGATGCCGATGAATCCGGGGAAAAGCTGCGCCGGCAGCTCAAAAGGGAACTGCCCGAAGCGTCCCATTTATACATTGACAAAGTCTATAAAGAAGTCGCTGCAGCCCCGAGCCGCCATGTAGCGGAGATCCTGTTCCGGTCAAACATACGAGTGCATAGCAAATTTTTATGA
- a CDS encoding YusG family protein, translating to MTLKKERIDITEHVKGHFKGGGMHLYHENEPIGRMTGMDQYELKSGYIFQDQKFYKMADTISKPDAKYVDCDDQQGWC from the coding sequence TTGACGCTGAAAAAAGAGCGTATTGATATTACAGAGCATGTGAAAGGCCATTTTAAAGGCGGCGGCATGCATCTGTACCATGAAAACGAACCGATCGGCCGGATGACCGGTATGGATCAATACGAGCTGAAATCTGGATATATATTCCAAGATCAAAAATTTTACAAAATGGCTGATACGATAAGCAAACCGGATGCAAAATATGTGGACTGTGATGACCAGCAAGGCTGGTGTTAA
- the gcvH gene encoding glycine cleavage system protein GcvH, giving the protein MSTPKELRYSEEHEWVKTEDGKVRIGITDFAQSELGDIVFVELPEVGDEIKADEPFGSVESVKTVSELYAPINGKVVEVNGELEDSPEFVNESPYEKAWMIVVEPSDASEIDSLMTAEQYDEMIKED; this is encoded by the coding sequence ATGAGCACACCAAAAGAACTGCGTTATTCTGAAGAACACGAGTGGGTCAAAACCGAAGACGGCAAAGTCAGAATCGGAATTACTGATTTTGCGCAATCTGAGCTGGGGGACATCGTTTTTGTCGAGCTGCCGGAAGTCGGAGACGAAATCAAAGCGGACGAGCCATTTGGAAGCGTTGAATCTGTTAAAACCGTTTCAGAATTGTACGCCCCGATCAACGGGAAAGTGGTTGAAGTGAATGGGGAACTCGAAGACAGCCCTGAGTTTGTCAATGAATCACCGTATGAAAAAGCGTGGATGATCGTCGTTGAACCGTCTGACGCATCAGAAATCGACAGCTTGATGACTGCCGAACAATATGATGAAATGATCAAAGAAGACTAA
- a CDS encoding arsenate reductase family protein, with protein MALDFYWYPKCGTCRKAKKWLEDHGKEINGIHIAEHPPSKEKLKELYEKSGLELKKFFNTSGQKYRELGLKDKLQNMSEDEQLELLASDGMLIKRPITTDGRKVTVGFKEDQFKTYWL; from the coding sequence ATGGCTTTAGATTTTTATTGGTACCCGAAATGCGGGACATGCCGAAAAGCGAAAAAGTGGCTCGAAGATCACGGCAAAGAAATCAATGGGATACATATCGCAGAACATCCGCCAAGCAAGGAAAAGCTGAAAGAGCTTTATGAAAAAAGCGGACTTGAATTGAAAAAGTTTTTCAACACAAGCGGTCAAAAATACCGGGAACTCGGCTTGAAAGACAAGCTGCAAAACATGTCTGAGGATGAGCAGCTTGAATTGCTTGCTTCCGACGGGATGCTGATCAAACGTCCGATTACGACAGACGGCCGGAAGGTAACAGTCGGTTTTAAGGAAGATCAGTTTAAGACATACTGGTTATAA
- a CDS encoding acyl-CoA dehydrogenase family protein produces the protein MEQTKDHMKKGGAFLIEEVTADQMFTPEDFTDEHKMIAKTTEDYIIGDVLPFVDEIEEHHFDHSVRLLKKAGELGLLGADVPEAFGGLGLDKISSALITEKFSRAGSFSLSYGAHVGIGTLPIVFFGTEEQKQKYLPSLATGEKFAAYALTEPGSGSDALGAKTTAVLNEAGTHYILNGEKQWITNSAFADVFIVYAKIDGEHFSAFIVEKDYPGVSTGPEEKKMGIKGSSTRTLILDQVQVPKENLLGEAGKGHVIAFNILNIGRYKLAVGTIGASKRVIELSAAYANQRQQFKTPLSKFSLIGEKIANMSAKLYAMESSVYRTVGLFEDKMGTLSEEDQKDGRQVAKSIAEYAIECSLNKVFGSETLDYIVDEGVQIHGGYGFMQEYEVERAYRDSRINRIFEGTNEINRLIVPGTYLKKAMKGELPLFEKAKALQEELMMLMPEEPGDGVLEQEKYLLQNAKKIALMIAGLAAQKYGKAIDREQEILVNIADIVSQVYAMESAVLRTEKAITALGEEKNAQKILYTQIFTQEAFQEIESHAKESLIAMESGDSLRMMLSALRKLTRFTPVNVIEKKREAAKAVFEAEKFIV, from the coding sequence ATGGAGCAAACAAAAGACCATATGAAAAAAGGCGGCGCCTTTCTGATAGAAGAAGTGACAGCGGATCAGATGTTCACACCGGAGGATTTCACAGATGAACATAAAATGATCGCCAAAACGACGGAAGACTACATTATCGGTGATGTGCTGCCTTTTGTTGACGAGATTGAGGAACATCATTTCGACCACTCGGTCAGGTTGTTGAAAAAAGCCGGGGAACTCGGCCTCCTCGGCGCTGATGTCCCGGAGGCGTTCGGCGGGCTGGGTCTTGATAAAATCAGCTCGGCGTTAATCACCGAAAAATTCTCGAGAGCGGGCAGTTTTTCCTTATCATACGGCGCCCATGTCGGGATCGGAACACTGCCGATCGTGTTTTTCGGAACAGAGGAGCAAAAGCAAAAGTATCTGCCGTCGCTCGCTACAGGCGAGAAATTTGCCGCATATGCATTGACAGAGCCGGGATCAGGGTCCGATGCGCTCGGGGCGAAAACAACAGCCGTCCTGAATGAAGCGGGGACACACTATATTTTAAACGGCGAAAAACAGTGGATTACAAACTCGGCCTTTGCTGATGTCTTTATCGTATATGCGAAAATTGACGGCGAACATTTTTCCGCTTTCATTGTTGAAAAGGACTATCCGGGTGTGTCAACAGGGCCGGAAGAGAAAAAAATGGGGATCAAAGGCTCATCGACCCGCACGCTTATTTTAGATCAGGTGCAGGTGCCGAAGGAAAATCTTTTAGGTGAAGCGGGCAAAGGGCATGTCATCGCCTTCAATATTTTAAATATCGGCCGCTATAAGCTGGCCGTCGGAACGATCGGCGCATCTAAGCGGGTGATAGAGCTGTCAGCTGCATACGCCAACCAGCGTCAGCAATTTAAAACACCGCTTTCCAAATTCAGCCTGATCGGTGAAAAAATCGCCAATATGTCAGCCAAACTGTATGCGATGGAAAGCTCTGTTTACCGGACCGTCGGGCTTTTTGAAGACAAAATGGGCACATTGAGCGAAGAAGATCAAAAAGACGGGCGCCAGGTGGCCAAATCGATTGCCGAATATGCCATCGAATGTTCGTTAAATAAAGTTTTTGGATCGGAAACACTCGACTATATCGTTGATGAAGGCGTGCAGATCCACGGCGGCTACGGCTTCATGCAGGAATACGAAGTGGAACGGGCCTACCGCGATTCGCGGATTAACCGGATCTTTGAAGGAACAAATGAAATCAACCGCCTCATCGTCCCGGGCACCTATTTGAAAAAAGCCATGAAAGGGGAACTGCCGCTCTTTGAAAAAGCCAAAGCCCTTCAGGAAGAGCTGATGATGCTTATGCCTGAAGAACCGGGAGACGGCGTCCTCGAACAGGAAAAGTATCTGCTGCAAAACGCCAAAAAGATCGCGCTGATGATCGCAGGGCTTGCTGCACAAAAATATGGAAAAGCGATCGATCGCGAACAGGAGATTCTCGTGAATATCGCTGACATCGTCAGCCAGGTTTACGCGATGGAGTCAGCCGTTTTGCGAACAGAAAAAGCCATCACGGCGCTCGGCGAAGAAAAAAATGCCCAGAAAATCCTCTACACGCAAATTTTCACACAGGAAGCGTTTCAGGAGATTGAAAGCCATGCCAAGGAATCATTAATCGCCATGGAATCCGGCGATTCGCTGCGGATGATGCTCTCCGCCCTCCGCAAGCTGACACGCTTTACACCTGTCAATGTCATTGAGAAAAAACGCGAAGCCGCCAAGGCCGTCTTCGAAGCGGAAAAATTTATTGTGTAA
- a CDS encoding acetyl-CoA C-acetyltransferase, which yields MKEAVIVSGARTPVGKAKKGSLRTVRPDDLGACAVKETLKRAGGYEGNIDDLIIGCATPEAEQGLNMARNIGALAGLPHTVPAVTINRYCSSGLQSIAYGAEKIMLGAADTIIAGGAESMSIVPMMGHIVRPNAALAETAPEYYMGMGHTAEQVAVKYGVSREDQDAFAVRSHQNAAKAIAEGKFADEIVPVEVTVREVDENHQLQEQTFNFACDEGVRAGTTKEVLSTLKPAFSANGSVTAGNSSQTSDGAAAVMIMDREKADALGLAPLAKFRSFAVGGVPPEVMGIGPVEAVPRALKMAGLDLSDIGLFELNEAFASQAIQVIRSLGIDEEKVNVNGGAIALGHPLGCTGTKLTLTLIHEMRRRNEQFGVVTMCIGGGMGAAGVFELV from the coding sequence ATGAAAGAGGCAGTCATAGTGTCGGGTGCGAGAACCCCGGTCGGAAAAGCAAAAAAAGGCTCATTGCGGACGGTCCGCCCTGATGACCTGGGCGCGTGTGCAGTGAAAGAAACATTGAAAAGAGCGGGCGGCTACGAAGGCAATATCGATGATTTGATCATCGGCTGCGCCACACCGGAAGCCGAACAAGGCTTGAACATGGCCCGGAACATCGGCGCGCTTGCCGGTCTCCCCCACACGGTTCCGGCCGTGACGATCAACAGATACTGTTCATCAGGCCTTCAGTCGATTGCATACGGCGCCGAGAAAATTATGCTTGGTGCGGCGGATACGATCATTGCCGGAGGAGCTGAATCGATGAGCATCGTCCCGATGATGGGGCATATCGTCAGACCGAATGCGGCGCTGGCGGAAACGGCTCCCGAATATTATATGGGGATGGGCCACACGGCCGAACAGGTCGCTGTTAAGTACGGTGTTTCAAGGGAAGATCAGGATGCCTTCGCTGTCCGCAGTCATCAAAATGCAGCCAAGGCGATTGCCGAAGGCAAATTTGCCGATGAAATCGTCCCTGTAGAGGTCACCGTCAGGGAAGTGGATGAAAACCATCAATTGCAGGAACAGACGTTTAATTTCGCATGTGATGAAGGCGTTCGAGCGGGGACCACAAAAGAAGTCCTCTCCACTTTGAAACCGGCGTTTTCCGCAAACGGATCGGTCACCGCCGGAAATTCGTCGCAAACGAGCGACGGTGCCGCGGCGGTCATGATCATGGACAGGGAAAAAGCGGATGCGCTCGGACTCGCTCCGCTGGCAAAGTTCCGCTCCTTTGCGGTCGGCGGTGTTCCGCCGGAAGTCATGGGCATCGGCCCTGTTGAAGCAGTGCCGAGGGCGCTGAAGATGGCCGGGCTGGATCTGTCGGACATCGGTTTATTCGAATTAAATGAAGCGTTCGCCTCACAGGCGATTCAAGTCATCAGATCGCTCGGCATCGATGAAGAAAAAGTCAATGTCAACGGAGGAGCGATCGCGCTCGGGCATCCGCTCGGCTGTACGGGAACAAAGCTGACCTTGACGCTGATACACGAAATGCGGCGGCGAAACGAGCAGTTCGGCGTTGTGACGATGTGCATCGGCGGCGGCATGGGGGCTGCAGGAGTATTCGAGTTAGTTTAA
- a CDS encoding 3-hydroxyacyl-CoA dehydrogenase/enoyl-CoA hydratase family protein has translation MVKHIRKAAVLGSGVMGSGIAAHLANIGIPVLMLDMVPRELTEEEKKKGRTLEDPDVRNRLAQSAVQKLLKQKPAPLTSKKNISYISTGNMEDDFEKIKDADWIIEVVVENLDIKKQVFAKVDQYRNKGSIVSSNTSGISVRQMAEGRSADFKKNFLGTHFFNPARYLKLLEVIPIEETDPEVLAFMKKFGEDVLGKGVVEAKDTPNFIANRIGTYGLLVTVQEMLKGGYSIGEVDSITGPLIGRPKSATFRTLDVVGLDTFSHVAKNVYDQVDGDEKAVFRLPEFIGKMLEKRWIGSKAKQGFYKKEGKDIFELDPMTMTYSERKKLKTPGLEAAKQIKGYGARMKALVYSDDRAGKLLWNTTAPVLVYSAELAGEIADSITAVDQAMKWGFGWSEGPFEIWDSIGVKASVEKLEAGGWKVPDWIKDMLGKGHETFYLKENGKTFFYCFKSGEYRALQENKKNIHLSTIKETKGVIKKNSGASLIDLGDDVALLEFHSKSNAIGFDIIKMLNDALEEVDLNFKGLVIGNQAKNFCVGANLAMMLMEAQDDNYMEIDMIIRQFQQTMMKVKYSSKPVVAAPFGMTLGGGTELCLPAARVQASSEAYMGLVETGVGLIPGGGGNKELYLNHLKGLPEGVERDLQQAANKTFETIALAKTSTSAHEAKELNILTAHDQVSMNQDHLLYDAKSLVLTLHENGYRPPVKEKVPVVGETGYAALLLGAEALKLSGAISEHDLKIAKKLAFVIAGGRVAYGAEVTEEYLLNLEREAFLSLVSEPKSQARMQHMLVKGKPLRN, from the coding sequence ATGGTCAAGCATATTCGTAAAGCCGCTGTTTTAGGATCGGGAGTCATGGGATCTGGCATTGCGGCTCATCTAGCCAATATCGGCATTCCCGTTTTGATGCTCGATATGGTTCCGCGCGAGCTGACGGAAGAAGAAAAGAAAAAAGGCCGCACACTCGAGGATCCCGATGTCCGCAACCGGCTCGCACAGTCAGCCGTACAAAAGCTGTTGAAACAAAAGCCGGCTCCGCTGACATCGAAAAAAAACATCAGCTATATCAGCACAGGGAACATGGAGGACGATTTTGAAAAAATAAAGGATGCCGATTGGATCATTGAAGTTGTAGTCGAAAATTTGGACATCAAAAAGCAAGTGTTTGCGAAGGTCGATCAGTACAGAAACAAAGGAAGCATCGTCAGCAGCAACACGTCGGGCATCTCTGTCAGACAAATGGCAGAAGGGAGATCAGCTGATTTCAAAAAAAACTTTTTGGGCACCCATTTTTTCAATCCGGCCCGTTATTTAAAGCTGCTTGAAGTCATTCCGATCGAAGAAACGGACCCTGAAGTGCTGGCCTTTATGAAAAAATTCGGCGAGGATGTGCTCGGCAAAGGGGTGGTTGAAGCGAAAGACACGCCAAACTTTATTGCCAACCGCATCGGAACTTACGGTCTGCTCGTGACCGTTCAGGAAATGCTGAAAGGCGGATATTCGATAGGTGAAGTCGATTCGATTACAGGCCCCTTGATCGGACGCCCGAAAAGCGCGACCTTTAGAACGCTTGATGTCGTCGGCCTTGACACTTTTTCACATGTTGCCAAAAATGTCTATGACCAAGTGGACGGAGATGAAAAAGCCGTTTTCCGTCTGCCTGAATTTATCGGGAAGATGCTTGAAAAACGCTGGATTGGAAGTAAAGCAAAACAAGGCTTTTATAAAAAAGAAGGAAAAGACATTTTTGAACTTGATCCGATGACGATGACATACAGCGAGCGAAAAAAATTAAAAACCCCGGGGCTTGAAGCAGCCAAGCAGATCAAAGGCTATGGAGCAAGAATGAAAGCGCTTGTTTATTCGGATGACCGGGCGGGAAAGCTGCTTTGGAATACGACTGCGCCTGTCCTCGTTTATTCCGCGGAACTGGCAGGGGAAATCGCCGACAGCATCACCGCCGTCGATCAGGCGATGAAATGGGGTTTTGGCTGGTCGGAAGGACCGTTTGAAATATGGGACAGCATCGGTGTAAAGGCTTCGGTTGAAAAGCTTGAAGCCGGCGGCTGGAAGGTTCCTGACTGGATCAAAGACATGCTCGGAAAAGGGCATGAGACGTTTTACCTTAAAGAAAACGGAAAAACGTTTTTCTATTGTTTCAAAAGCGGTGAATACCGGGCGCTTCAAGAAAACAAGAAAAATATTCATCTATCAACAATCAAAGAAACAAAAGGTGTCATCAAGAAAAACAGCGGTGCGAGTTTAATTGATTTGGGCGATGATGTTGCCCTGCTGGAATTTCACTCGAAAAGCAATGCGATCGGCTTTGACATCATCAAAATGCTGAATGATGCGCTTGAAGAAGTCGATCTGAACTTTAAAGGACTTGTGATCGGCAATCAGGCCAAAAATTTCTGCGTCGGCGCCAATCTGGCGATGATGCTGATGGAGGCCCAGGATGACAACTATATGGAAATTGACATGATCATCCGTCAGTTCCAGCAGACGATGATGAAGGTGAAATACAGTTCCAAGCCTGTCGTCGCTGCGCCGTTCGGCATGACACTCGGAGGGGGAACAGAGCTGTGCCTCCCTGCCGCCCGTGTGCAAGCCTCGAGCGAAGCTTATATGGGCCTTGTTGAAACAGGCGTCGGTCTGATTCCGGGAGGCGGCGGTAATAAAGAACTTTATTTGAATCATTTAAAAGGGCTGCCGGAAGGTGTCGAGCGTGATCTGCAGCAGGCGGCAAACAAGACATTTGAGACGATTGCCCTTGCAAAAACATCGACATCGGCCCATGAAGCGAAGGAATTGAATATATTAACCGCTCACGATCAAGTCAGCATGAATCAGGACCATCTGTTGTATGATGCCAAATCGCTCGTGTTGACGCTTCATGAAAACGGCTACCGCCCGCCGGTGAAAGAAAAGGTTCCGGTTGTCGGCGAAACCGGCTATGCGGCGCTCCTTCTCGGGGCCGAAGCGTTGAAATTGTCCGGCGCCATTTCTGAACATGATCTGAAAATCGCGAAAAAGCTGGCGTTTGTCATTGCCGGCGGCAGGGTCGCATACGGCGCAGAAGTAACGGAGGAATATCTGCTCAATTTGGAAAGGGAAGCTTTTCTGAGCCTTGTCAGTGAACCAAAATCCCAGGCGAGAATGCAGCATATGCTTGTCAAAGGCAAACCTTTGCGTAATTAG
- a CDS encoding YuzL family protein — MVRERKNPSSAAVSAASMKGNAGPDYKKEDAGGKRTSQNQQYKKHNMGGPEHY; from the coding sequence ATGGTACGCGAACGAAAAAATCCGTCCTCGGCAGCAGTCAGCGCTGCAAGTATGAAAGGAAATGCGGGCCCGGACTATAAAAAGGAAGACGCCGGCGGAAAACGGACAAGCCAAAACCAGCAGTACAAAAAGCACAACATGGGTGGACCTGAACATTATTAA